The Nonlabens spongiae genome contains a region encoding:
- a CDS encoding IS982 family transposase: MHDLPAMYKKHLSYLIDLYQTVTVDGNFIKRPVNTKMNDLEVMALAITGEAASIPSENLLFAEIKKHFREDFPMLVDRTRFNRRRRSLEPRFKESAGLLGDRMDDGRSALLVDSMPCPIVHNAREHRMKICMEDLGTAPRKGYSAVDRRYYIGYKLHLLMSTQGIFHDMAVTPANVHDIKFLKERQYDGSEERQIIGDRGYISRELQADLFTSYGIELLTPPRKNQLVKSAFSPERRKNRKFIETRFSQLCSQFSIKINLAKSFKGFLTRVSSKLAAVAMLQMFNRENNRPINRIRHAWNY; the protein is encoded by the coding sequence ATGCACGATCTACCTGCAATGTACAAAAAACACCTTTCCTACCTCATTGATCTCTACCAAACCGTCACGGTGGACGGAAACTTCATCAAGCGACCGGTCAACACGAAAATGAATGACCTGGAGGTCATGGCACTCGCCATTACCGGAGAGGCGGCCTCGATCCCCAGCGAGAACCTATTGTTTGCCGAGATAAAGAAGCACTTTCGCGAGGACTTTCCCATGCTGGTCGACCGCACCAGGTTCAACCGGCGCAGGCGCTCGCTCGAGCCACGCTTCAAGGAGTCCGCGGGACTCTTGGGCGACCGTATGGATGATGGCAGATCTGCCCTTCTGGTGGACTCGATGCCCTGTCCCATCGTGCACAACGCCAGGGAGCACCGCATGAAGATCTGTATGGAAGATCTGGGCACGGCTCCGAGAAAGGGCTACTCGGCGGTTGACCGCCGCTACTACATTGGATACAAGCTCCACCTGCTCATGAGTACGCAGGGCATCTTCCATGACATGGCAGTGACCCCAGCAAACGTACACGACATAAAGTTCCTGAAGGAAAGGCAGTACGACGGTAGCGAGGAGAGGCAGATCATCGGCGATCGAGGCTATATATCCAGGGAGCTCCAGGCAGATCTGTTCACAAGCTACGGTATAGAACTTCTCACCCCACCCAGGAAAAACCAGCTGGTCAAAAGCGCATTCTCGCCCGAGAGGAGAAAGAACCGTAAGTTTATAGAGACAAGGTTTTCACAGTTATGCTCCCAGTTCTCCATCAAGATCAACCTGGCAAAGAGCTTCAAGGGCTTCCTGACAAGGGTCTCAAGCAAACTGGCCGCAGTTGCCATGCTGCAGATGTTCAATAGGGAAAACAACAGACCAATAAATAGGATCAGGCATGCATGGAACTACTAG
- a CDS encoding CHAT domain-containing protein, which yields MPSFKYAQLDLTKSLVLDDFGIFAPKYSGKAASMRGKTLGRLNGAIDEYEWLSNEFSNSDLITVSNSEDFLNKIRNYEILHLAMHTVADASLPDEAVMYISDDEEVDLETLYNTGLNSKLVFLSSCQSARVDDSNNNISSRSIHRAFAHSGVSNTIASLYEVPDDVTSKITQEFYTHLKAGNSSLFSLSLAKQKYLKGVKINALSHPYYWSGLVHNGLGVHFAETGKNTRLDNLVIMILSISIMISYTLSQMR from the coding sequence TTGCCTAGTTTTAAGTACGCACAGCTCGACCTTACTAAATCCCTAGTGCTTGATGATTTCGGTATTTTTGCGCCTAAATATTCAGGGAAGGCAGCCTCTATGAGAGGCAAGACCTTAGGGAGACTCAATGGTGCAATCGATGAATACGAATGGCTCAGTAATGAATTCTCAAATAGTGATTTGATTACCGTATCAAATTCTGAAGATTTTTTAAATAAAATAAGAAATTATGAAATTTTACATCTAGCCATGCACACCGTAGCAGATGCCTCTTTACCAGATGAGGCGGTCATGTATATTTCAGATGATGAGGAGGTTGATCTAGAGACATTATATAACACTGGTCTTAATTCTAAGCTTGTTTTCTTGAGTTCATGTCAATCTGCCCGGGTTGATGATAGCAATAATAATATATCTTCTAGATCCATTCACCGGGCATTTGCGCATTCAGGCGTCTCTAATACCATAGCTAGTCTTTATGAGGTACCAGATGATGTGACATCTAAAATCACTCAAGAGTTTTATACCCACTTAAAAGCTGGAAATAGTAGTTTATTCAGTTTATCTCTCGCAAAACAGAAGTATTTAAAGGGAGTCAAAATCAACGCCTTATCGCATCCCTATTATTGGTCAGGATTAGTTCATAATGGGTTAGGGGTACATTTCGCTGAAACTGGGAAGAATACTAGGCTTGATAATTTAGTTATTATGATTTTAAGTATATCAATAATGATTAGTTATACGCTTTCACAAATGAGATGA
- a CDS encoding DUF4836 family protein, which produces MKKLFYFFSIILIGTSCSEMTDASALVPDSANYVAVIDVKSLVEKAELNDKAADMSSIEAFENELENQDARVYRLYQDIKEDPLKAGVNLRDPIVIFNVMEENNTMVGIAMDAWDGEDFGNTIKTLFSSMKMNLAEKEMDGYTYLWPETRSMPFGVAYDDDRILMLYGAGFMLEQENLDTTMATLMNGNTTFKSENDLFDDFMGDRGDISLFTGTSSYSEIMGSMVPISSVFSKDLLEYLDDNYSMIHLNFEDDKIEMLSKAVYNDKLMDKMDEMGVEASEIDQDMLKYLPKDGMAVMGMSVEVSGILDAVREFMGEDEKAKKEFEEGVKKYEIETLLEAIEFNMAVVFNDIVEKESPYAMYGNSTQPSLDYAAIMKINDRDRIVKFLEKDVPEPMPKEGNLYNLDNQYLSVGEESMMLTSDRNLAEHHFNSKTPSSSLAGSDSASKMGSTMFYASMDLDLKKVTFLDNSIPQQARPIATMWDDFLVKIEVEQDDITENRATLYVADSGKNSLARIIELAEESYQKMTQVQ; this is translated from the coding sequence ATGAAAAAACTTTTCTATTTTTTTTCAATAATTCTGATAGGAACATCATGTTCTGAAATGACAGATGCTTCAGCTCTGGTACCCGATAGTGCTAACTATGTAGCCGTGATTGATGTAAAATCACTTGTGGAAAAGGCAGAGCTCAATGATAAAGCTGCTGACATGTCGAGCATCGAGGCTTTTGAAAACGAGCTGGAAAACCAAGACGCTAGGGTGTATCGCCTTTACCAAGATATCAAGGAAGATCCTTTGAAGGCTGGTGTGAATCTACGTGATCCTATCGTGATCTTCAACGTAATGGAAGAAAATAATACCATGGTCGGAATTGCTATGGACGCATGGGATGGAGAGGATTTTGGAAACACCATCAAAACGCTTTTCAGTTCTATGAAAATGAACTTAGCTGAAAAGGAAATGGACGGTTATACCTACTTATGGCCTGAAACCAGATCTATGCCTTTTGGTGTGGCTTATGACGATGACCGTATTTTAATGCTTTATGGAGCTGGTTTTATGCTGGAGCAGGAAAACCTCGATACTACCATGGCAACTCTCATGAATGGGAATACGACCTTCAAGAGTGAGAACGACCTATTTGATGATTTTATGGGCGACCGTGGAGACATAAGCCTGTTTACAGGTACTTCCAGTTATTCTGAAATAATGGGTTCCATGGTACCTATATCATCTGTATTCTCAAAGGATTTACTGGAATATCTGGATGATAACTACAGTATGATTCATTTAAATTTTGAGGACGATAAAATAGAGATGCTCTCTAAGGCTGTTTATAACGACAAACTCATGGACAAAATGGACGAGATGGGTGTTGAGGCGAGTGAGATAGATCAAGATATGTTGAAATACCTCCCTAAGGATGGAATGGCAGTCATGGGAATGAGTGTAGAGGTGTCCGGTATTCTAGATGCAGTTAGAGAATTTATGGGTGAGGATGAGAAAGCCAAAAAGGAATTTGAAGAAGGCGTCAAGAAATATGAGATTGAAACATTACTAGAAGCGATAGAATTTAACATGGCGGTCGTCTTTAATGATATCGTAGAAAAGGAATCTCCCTATGCCATGTATGGCAACTCTACGCAGCCTTCGCTAGATTATGCTGCCATAATGAAGATCAACGATCGGGATCGTATTGTAAAGTTCTTAGAAAAAGACGTTCCAGAGCCCATGCCCAAAGAAGGAAATCTTTATAATTTAGATAATCAGTACCTGAGCGTGGGAGAGGAGAGCATGATGCTTACTTCAGACCGCAATCTGGCTGAACACCACTTTAACTCTAAGACGCCATCATCAAGCCTTGCCGGTTCAGACAGTGCCTCAAAAATGGGTAGCACGATGTTTTATGCGAGCATGGATCTGGATTTGAAAAAAGTCACATTTTTGGATAACAGCATACCACAACAAGCAAGACCTATCGCGACCATGTGGGATGATTTCCTCGTTAAGATCGAGGTAGAGCAAGATGATATAACAGAAAATCGCGCAACGCTTTACGTAGCAGATAGTGGTAAAAACAGTCTCGCCCGTATCATAGAACTAGCTGAAGAAAGCTACCAGAAAATGACGCAAGTGCAGTAA
- a CDS encoding ATP-binding cassette domain-containing protein yields MLLKFSNLKPTYISEIQVRDSEIYLAPEITIDQGKIYLVEAYSGKGKSSLLDIIYGVHELYEGTLEYGVMEHSRFRESEISYVFQNLKLFPELTALENVQLKNELTDHKSLSEIQAYFKLLGLEGKLNQKVATLSLGQRQRVAIIRSLCMPFKLLLLDEPFSHLDEVNIEIISELLREEIERRNASIILTSLGSIKGLEADVTYRL; encoded by the coding sequence ATGCTTCTAAAGTTCAGCAATCTCAAGCCTACCTATATTTCTGAAATTCAAGTAAGGGACAGTGAGATCTATTTAGCTCCTGAAATTACGATTGATCAGGGAAAGATTTACTTGGTAGAGGCGTATTCCGGCAAGGGCAAGAGTTCGCTTTTGGACATTATTTATGGGGTGCATGAACTTTACGAGGGTACGCTGGAGTACGGAGTTATGGAACATTCTCGCTTTCGCGAAAGCGAGATCAGTTACGTCTTCCAGAATCTTAAACTCTTTCCTGAACTCACAGCTCTGGAAAACGTACAGCTTAAAAACGAGCTTACCGATCACAAATCATTATCTGAAATTCAAGCTTACTTCAAACTGCTAGGTTTAGAGGGTAAGTTGAACCAGAAAGTAGCGACGCTCAGCCTAGGACAACGCCAGCGGGTAGCCATAATCAGATCGTTGTGTATGCCTTTTAAACTTCTGTTACTGGATGAGCCTTTCAGTCATCTCGACGAGGTCAACATTGAGATCATCAGTGAGCTGCTGAGGGAAGAAATTGAAAGACGCAACGCCAGTATTATTCTCACCAGTTTGGGAAGTATCAAAGGCCTTGAAGCAGATGTCACCTATAGATTATGA
- a CDS encoding DUF2141 domain-containing protein, with translation MIASKFYRTLFLIGTFSVLAFAKAYSQNTLTLELEGIEKQKGTLYLSLFNSKNGFPDDGKKGVESRKMTVLGSSVTITFENLPDGFYAAAYYQDVNDNGELDKNFFGIPREPVGASNMDSLGQPKFDKCKFEVRGDKVVKIVFMD, from the coding sequence ATGATAGCATCAAAATTTTACAGAACTTTATTTTTAATAGGAACTTTTAGTGTTCTCGCTTTCGCGAAAGCGTATTCCCAAAACACACTTACCCTTGAGTTAGAAGGGATCGAGAAGCAAAAAGGAACGCTCTATCTATCCCTTTTCAATAGTAAAAACGGATTTCCCGACGATGGAAAAAAAGGCGTGGAGTCCAGAAAAATGACAGTACTAGGAAGTAGCGTGACGATCACTTTTGAGAATCTCCCTGATGGATTTTATGCAGCAGCCTATTATCAAGATGTAAATGACAATGGCGAGCTGGATAAAAACTTCTTCGGCATTCCTAGAGAACCCGTGGGAGCTTCAAACATGGACAGCTTAGGTCAACCTAAATTTGACAAATGCAAGTTTGAAGTGCGTGGGGATAAGGTGGTGAAAATTGTTTTTATGGATTGA
- a CDS encoding TrkA C-terminal domain-containing protein: MIAAVTLFLIVSISALITKIAATALVHTGLSSESAKFQARSAYTGTGFSTVESESIMGHPIRRKIIYQLMLIGNAGIVTAMSSLILTFVLPETLASRLYGLLIIVAGMGLIFWAIRSKMVDRALSKLINTLLRKYTNLEVHDFAAVLHLKDDYKISEARVDHDGWMCHRTLEELDLRQEGITILGVDRKGHGYFGSPSGSFKILPHDRVTLYGKAEGIQSLYNRKKDHYAFLEHDRMVAEEAERQIEEDRGLSEIVETKENQNKRSI, from the coding sequence ATGATTGCAGCAGTCACCTTATTTCTAATTGTTTCCATTTCTGCTTTGATTACCAAAATCGCAGCAACAGCACTGGTACACACCGGTTTATCCAGCGAGAGTGCCAAGTTTCAAGCGCGGTCTGCCTATACGGGAACGGGTTTTAGTACCGTGGAATCTGAGAGTATTATGGGTCATCCCATACGGCGCAAGATTATTTACCAACTCATGCTCATAGGAAACGCGGGAATTGTAACGGCGATGTCTTCACTTATCTTAACCTTTGTGCTACCAGAAACATTAGCTTCTAGACTTTACGGACTTCTAATTATAGTCGCTGGAATGGGGCTTATTTTTTGGGCGATACGTAGTAAAATGGTCGATAGAGCCCTTTCAAAACTCATCAACACATTGCTTAGAAAGTACACTAATCTTGAAGTCCACGATTTTGCAGCCGTTCTTCACCTCAAAGATGACTATAAAATCAGTGAAGCTCGTGTGGATCATGACGGCTGGATGTGTCACCGCACCCTGGAAGAGCTGGACTTGAGACAGGAGGGGATCACGATCTTAGGTGTGGATCGCAAGGGTCACGGTTATTTTGGTTCACCCTCTGGAAGTTTCAAAATACTACCCCATGATCGAGTCACCCTTTACGGAAAAGCAGAGGGTATTCAGAGCCTGTACAACCGTAAAAAAGACCATTATGCCTTTCTAGAACACGATAGAATGGTAGCCGAGGAAGCGGAACGGCAGATAGAAGAAGATCGTGGCCTTTCTGAGATCGTTGAAACAAAAGAAAACCAAAATAAAAGATCCATCTAG